One part of the Acidimicrobiia bacterium genome encodes these proteins:
- a CDS encoding 4-hydroxyphenylacetate 3-hydroxylase N-terminal domain-containing protein, with amino-acid sequence MGLRTADEYRDSLRDGRVLWYRGQRVADVTTDPELSIAVEHSALDFRVGHAPEHRDLAVTVDAETGEEYSTYYRIPRSTDDLLDRMRLVELTTALGGTLLSIKDVGTDALFALQTVLQDVELERLMTFYHQCRAEDLAVAVAQTDVKGDRSKAPHEQDDPDLHVHVVDRSDEGIVVRGAKMHTSLTPNANEVLVLPTRAMKADDADFAVAFAVPPATEGLSMYVSPYSGGARHPWEHPVSSQHKMLETLTVFEDVFVPWERVFCFRRPELAGPIALAFVEYHRFTAISYKLPLLDALVGCAQQIAQMNGVVGAGHIRDKLTQLVIYAETVRTLCEAAARRGRVGDDGFCRPDSATTNIAKYTFATGFHQAVRAVQDCAGGILATGPGGEDWDSPEVRPVLEKYLRAAAPAAERLAMVNLISDLTVRDFGGYHAVLAVHAEGSIEAEKMQIFRAYDASRAIALARRLANLD; translated from the coding sequence ATGGGTTTGCGTACGGCGGACGAGTACCGCGACTCGCTGCGCGACGGACGCGTGCTCTGGTACCGCGGCCAGCGGGTCGCCGACGTGACGACCGATCCGGAGCTGTCGATCGCGGTCGAGCACTCCGCGCTCGACTTCCGCGTCGGTCACGCGCCCGAGCACCGCGACCTCGCGGTCACCGTCGACGCGGAGACCGGCGAGGAGTACAGCACCTACTACCGGATCCCGCGCTCGACCGACGACCTGCTCGACCGCATGCGACTCGTCGAGCTCACGACCGCGCTCGGCGGCACGCTGCTGTCGATCAAGGATGTCGGCACCGACGCGTTGTTCGCGCTGCAGACCGTGCTGCAGGACGTCGAGCTCGAACGGCTCATGACCTTCTACCATCAGTGCCGCGCCGAGGATCTCGCGGTTGCGGTCGCGCAGACCGACGTGAAGGGCGATCGCTCGAAGGCGCCGCACGAGCAGGACGACCCCGACCTGCATGTCCACGTCGTCGACCGGAGCGACGAAGGCATCGTTGTACGCGGCGCCAAGATGCACACGTCGCTCACCCCGAATGCCAACGAGGTGCTCGTGCTCCCGACGCGCGCGATGAAGGCCGACGACGCCGACTTCGCGGTCGCGTTCGCGGTCCCGCCCGCGACCGAGGGACTGTCGATGTACGTGTCGCCCTACTCGGGCGGCGCGCGCCATCCGTGGGAGCACCCGGTCTCGTCGCAGCACAAGATGCTCGAGACGCTCACCGTGTTCGAGGACGTCTTCGTGCCGTGGGAGCGCGTCTTCTGCTTCCGCCGACCGGAGCTCGCAGGACCGATCGCGCTCGCGTTCGTGGAGTACCACCGCTTCACCGCGATCTCCTACAAGCTGCCGTTGCTCGACGCGCTCGTCGGCTGCGCGCAGCAGATCGCGCAGATGAACGGCGTCGTCGGCGCGGGCCACATCCGCGACAAGCTGACCCAGCTCGTGATCTACGCGGAAACCGTGCGCACGCTCTGCGAGGCCGCGGCGCGGCGGGGCCGCGTCGGCGACGACGGCTTCTGCCGCCCCGACTCCGCGACCACGAACATCGCCAAGTACACGTTCGCGACCGGCTTCCATCAGGCCGTGCGCGCGGTGCAGGACTGCGCGGGAGGCATCCTCGCGACCGGACCCGGCGGTGAGGACTGGGACAGCCCCGAGGTGCGGCCGGTGCTCGAGAAGTACCTCCGCGCCGCCGCGCCCGCGGCCGAGCGCCTCGCGATGGTCAACCTCATCTCCGACCTGACCGTGCGCGACTTCGGCGGCTACCACGCGGTGCTCGCGGTGCACGCCGAAGGGTCGATCGAAGCCGAGAAGATGCAGATCTTCCGCGCCTACGACGCGAGCCGCGCGATCGCGCTCGCGCGCCGGCTCGCGAACCTCGACTGA
- a CDS encoding DUF2304 domain-containing protein: MSILAGLGDQKFTSLGLSGRAHVLAFLVTIAGAWFVLRLLRRRQMRGKYTLLWMIVLLTVLAIVAFPAILDHSSRWLHIYYAPSTLFLAAIGFLLLVCVYFSYELSRLEERTRILAEELAILRGDRDSAAAGERRPG; encoded by the coding sequence ATGAGCATCCTCGCGGGTCTCGGAGACCAGAAGTTCACCTCGCTCGGCCTCTCGGGTCGCGCGCACGTGCTCGCGTTCCTCGTCACGATCGCCGGCGCGTGGTTCGTGCTGCGGTTGCTGCGGCGGCGGCAGATGCGCGGCAAGTACACGCTGCTCTGGATGATCGTGTTGCTCACCGTGCTCGCGATCGTGGCGTTCCCGGCGATCCTCGACCACTCGTCGCGCTGGCTGCACATCTACTACGCGCCGAGCACGCTGTTCCTGGCCGCGATCGGCTTCCTGCTGCTCGTGTGCGTGTACTTCTCGTACGAGCTGAGCCGGCTCGAGGAGCGGACGCGGATCCTCGCCGAGGAGCTCGCGATCCTGCGCGGCGACCGCGACTCCGCGGCGGCGGGCGAGCGTCGACCCGGATAG
- a CDS encoding polysaccharide deacetylase family protein, with the protein MPSVSSRPPITFTLDLEDYAPAGTTARANGIVPRVLELLSEHAVTGTFFVVGELAEAEPALVRSIAAAGHEIALHGYRHVPLPQLDAPTFRAETARARSVLEDLAGAPVTGFRAPTFSLVPESRWAVDELTELGFAYSSSLLPARSPLYGWPGQPRHPFRWPGGLVELPCPVATIGPQLANPYLGGVYFRVLPWTAVRVGLARSRADEVLWLYCHPYDFDPDEPFVPRGDVGRLGNRLLWLNRSRMARRVARVLAGRAGRPLRERAAVVPAE; encoded by the coding sequence GTGCCGTCGGTCTCGTCGCGCCCGCCGATCACGTTCACCCTCGACCTCGAGGACTACGCGCCCGCGGGAACCACCGCGCGCGCGAACGGCATCGTCCCGCGGGTGCTCGAGCTGCTGTCGGAGCACGCGGTCACGGGCACGTTCTTCGTCGTCGGCGAGCTCGCGGAGGCCGAGCCCGCGCTCGTGCGCTCGATCGCGGCGGCCGGTCACGAGATCGCGCTCCACGGCTATCGCCACGTGCCGCTCCCCCAGCTCGACGCCCCGACGTTCCGCGCCGAGACCGCGCGCGCCCGCTCGGTGCTCGAGGACCTCGCGGGCGCGCCGGTCACGGGCTTCCGCGCGCCGACGTTCTCGCTCGTGCCCGAGTCGCGCTGGGCGGTCGACGAGCTCACCGAGCTCGGCTTCGCGTACTCGTCGAGCCTGTTGCCCGCGCGCAGCCCGCTCTACGGCTGGCCCGGTCAGCCGCGGCACCCGTTCCGCTGGCCCGGAGGGCTCGTCGAGCTGCCCTGCCCCGTCGCGACGATCGGCCCGCAGCTCGCGAACCCGTACCTCGGCGGCGTTTACTTCCGGGTGCTGCCGTGGACCGCGGTGCGCGTCGGGCTCGCGCGCTCGCGCGCCGACGAGGTGCTCTGGCTCTACTGTCACCCGTACGACTTCGATCCCGACGAGCCGTTCGTGCCCCGAGGCGACGTCGGCCGGCTCGGCAACCGGCTCCTGTGGCTGAACCGCTCGCGCATGGCGCGCCGCGTCGCCCGGGTGCTCGCCGGCCGCGCCGGGCGCCCGCTGCGGGAGCGGGCCGCGGTCGTCCCCGCCGAATGA
- a CDS encoding GNAT family N-acetyltransferase gives MTPEPTATDPYDDARTAALLVATLDAERFGHPGYLRWFYRENPRGQVIGENEDQDGMRVAHYAVIPTAYRTPAGPTPFIFSTNVATSPTVRRGGFFRAMAERVYERARATGAPGMVGVGNDESTIVVVERFGWKALGPLPVRICPPLPSGRRTRLESRPVDRALLADRWFEAIATDLDWVPVRDWAQSWTPDFLRWRLSRPDGGYVLHVTRDAVAVSVLAHARLRIRAAVLLKVFPRPGAALPVSSAPFVTAACRYHRAAMCVYAGFNAHVRVRGVRPPRRLQPSPLNLVFKCLDESRAPSASFRLDTFEFLDMDAY, from the coding sequence ATGACTCCCGAGCCGACCGCCACCGACCCCTACGACGACGCGCGCACCGCGGCGCTGCTCGTGGCGACCCTCGACGCCGAGCGCTTCGGTCATCCCGGCTACCTCCGCTGGTTCTACCGGGAGAACCCTCGCGGTCAGGTCATCGGCGAGAACGAGGACCAGGACGGGATGCGCGTCGCGCACTACGCGGTGATCCCGACCGCGTACCGAACGCCCGCGGGCCCGACGCCGTTCATCTTCTCGACCAACGTCGCGACGAGCCCGACCGTGCGGCGGGGCGGCTTCTTCCGGGCGATGGCCGAGCGCGTGTACGAACGCGCGCGGGCCACCGGCGCGCCGGGGATGGTCGGCGTCGGCAACGACGAGTCGACGATCGTCGTGGTCGAGCGCTTCGGCTGGAAGGCGCTCGGCCCGCTCCCGGTGCGCATCTGCCCGCCCCTTCCGTCCGGCCGCCGCACACGACTCGAGTCGCGCCCCGTCGACCGCGCGCTGCTCGCCGATCGGTGGTTCGAGGCGATCGCGACCGACCTCGACTGGGTTCCGGTGCGCGACTGGGCACAGTCGTGGACACCCGACTTCCTGCGCTGGCGCCTGTCGCGCCCCGACGGCGGCTACGTGCTCCACGTCACGCGCGACGCGGTGGCGGTGAGCGTGCTCGCGCACGCGCGGCTGCGCATCCGCGCCGCGGTGTTGCTGAAGGTGTTCCCGCGTCCGGGCGCGGCCCTGCCCGTGAGCAGCGCGCCCTTCGTCACCGCCGCGTGCCGGTACCACCGCGCGGCGATGTGCGTGTACGCGGGCTTCAACGCGCACGTGCGCGTGCGCGGAGTCCGCCCGCCGCGCCGGCTCCAACCGTCGCCGCTCAACCTCGTCTTCAAATGCCTCGACGAATCGCGCGCTCCGAGCGCGTCGTTCCGCCTCGACACGTTCGAGTTCCTCGACATGGACGCGTACTGA